The following coding sequences lie in one Arabidopsis thaliana chromosome 3, partial sequence genomic window:
- a CDS encoding Putative eukaryotic LigT has translation MFAYRTLFRIDRVFGFTSRCFQSKPESFSILSFRGSEKSAMDGYKKQKMVNLVWRPISTQTSSVIAEAGNEVQEVAQCSKSSDVSKEVIEGETASVVSAGKHSVSLEVGASLIKFIRGKEGTTQMKLEEEMGVKIILPSSRNKDHISIEGGSVDCVTKASKRIATIIDEVVRSPSLDYSHFVSLPLAIHPELVDKLVNFQNSILGIHSIASDKQDDQANRATTSVAVDLKANSETNQVNVGIKSIPIVSYPPKAKSKSSTLLDLGIEKSIFIKPSTFHLTVVMLKLWNKDRVNAACDVLKSIFPSVMDALDNKPVFIRLKGLDCMRGPLDKTRVLYAPVEEIGDEGRLLRACQVITDAFVKAGLVLEKDAKQSLKVKAF, from the exons ATGTTCGCTTACAGGACTCTGTTTAG gATTGACCGTGTATTTGGGTTTACGAGTAGATGTTTTCAATCGAAACCG GAATCTTTTAGTATCCTGAGCTTTAGGGGAAGTGAGAAGAGTGCCATGGATGGATATAAGAAGCAGAAGATGGTAAATTTAGTGTGGAGACCCATCTCCACTCAAACCTCTTCAGTTATTGCTG AAGCTGGAAATGAAGTCCAAGAAGTAGCTCAGTGTAGCAAATCAAGTGATGTTTCTAAGGAAGTTATTGAAGGAGAGACAGCTTCAGTTGTTTCAGCTGGAAAGCATTCAGTTTCTCTTGAG GTTGGGGCTTCTTTGATTAAGTTCATTAGAGGGAAAGA AGGAACGACGCAGATGAAACTTGAAGAGGAAATGGGAGTGAAGATCATTCTTCCATCATCAAGGAACAAAGATCATATCA GCATTGAAGGCGGTTCAGTGGATTGTGTGACTAAAGCTTCAAAAAGAATAGCAACCATTATCGATGAG GTTGTAAGGAGTCCAAGTCTCGACTACTCACACTTTGTATCACTTCCATTAGCCATACATCCTGAGTTAGTGGACAAGCTAGTGAATTTTCAGAATTCTATCCTCGGGATCCATAGCATAGCTAGTGATAAGCAAGACGACCAAGCTAATAGAGCAACCACAAGTGTGGCAGTTGATCTAAAAGCTAATAGTGAAACAAACCAGGTCAATGTGGGTATCAAGAGCATACCAATTGTCAGTTACCCGCCTAAGGCCAAATCAAAGTCATCTACTTTATTGG ACTTAGGAATTGAAAAGTCCATATTTATTAAGCCAAGTACTTTTCACTTGACTGTGGTTATGCTGAAGTTATGGAACAAAGATCGTGTCAATGCAGCGTGTGATGTTCTGAAG AGTATATTTCCTAGTGTGATGGATGCTTTGGATAACAAACCAGTATTCATTAGACTTAAAGGATTG GATTGTATGAGAGGACCATTAGACAAGACTCGTGTTCTCTATGCTCCTGTTGAAGAAATTGGTGATGAAGGCCGGCTTTTACGTGCTTGTC AAGTTATTACTGATGCATTTGTGAAAGCTGGGCTTGTTCTCGAGAAAGATGCAAAGCAAAGCTTGAAGGTAAAAGCTTTCTGA
- a CDS encoding F-box family protein (F-box family protein; CONTAINS InterPro DOMAIN/s: F-box domain, cyclin-like (InterPro:IPR001810), F-box domain, Skp2-like (InterPro:IPR022364), F-box associated domain, type 1 (InterPro:IPR006527), F-box associated interaction domain (InterPro:IPR017451); BEST Arabidopsis thaliana protein match is: F-box associated ubiquitination effector family protein (TAIR:AT1G32600.1); Has 2517 Blast hits to 2509 proteins in 53 species: Archae - 0; Bacteria - 0; Metazoa - 0; Fungi - 0; Plants - 2515; Viruses - 0; Other Eukaryotes - 2 (source: NCBI BLink).), protein MSKFLPEELAIEILVRLSMKDLARFRCVCKTWRDLINDPGFTETYRDMSPAKFVSFYDKNFYMLDVEGKHPVITNKLDFPLDQSMIDESTCVLHCDGTLCVTLKNHTLMVWNPFSKQFKIVPNPGIYQDSNILGFGYDPVHDDYKVVTFIDRLDVSTAHVFEFRTGSWGESLRISYPDWHYRDRRGTFLDQYLYWIAYRSSADRFILCFNLSTHEYRKLPLPVYNQGVTSSWLGVTSQKLCITEYEMCKKEIRISVMEKTGSWSKIISLSMSSFISVQDRIYDYQVEFVSFTRKNDLVVTFTGYNDHFEMEPEERTKKKMFLYKTGNERSEEVRFCNPLAGLRFLCECVETLKIVNRIFI, encoded by the coding sequence atgtcGAAATTTCTCCCGGAAGAATTAGCCATTGAGATTCTAGTGAGGCTATCGATGAAGGATCTTGCTCGATTCAGATGCGTCTGCAAGACATGGAGAGATCTTATCAACGACCCTGGATTCACAGAAACGTACCGAGACATGTCTCCGGCAAAGTTCGTGTCGTTTTACGACAAGAACTTTTACATGCTTGACGTTGAAGGCAAGCATCCGGTTATTACAAACAAGCTCGATTTCCCCTTGGATCAGTCAATGATCGATGAATCTACATGTGTGCTTCATTGTGATGGGACTTTATGTGTTACCTTAAAGAATCACACTTTAATGGTTTGGAATCCGTTTTCGAAGCAATTCAAGATCGTACCAAATCCCGGTATATACCAAGATTCAAACATTCTGGGTTTCGGTTATGACCCGGTTCACGACGATTACAAAGTCGTAACGTTTATCGACCGGCTTGATGTTTCCACGGCGCATGTTTTCGAATTTAGAACCGGTTCATGGGGAGAGAGCCTACGTATTTCTTATCCTGATTGGCATTACAGAGACAGGAGAGGTACATTTTTGGACCAATACCTCTATTGGATTGCGTACCGGTCTAGTGCTGACCGGTTTATCCTATGCTTTAATCTCTCAACACATGAATACCGAAAACTCCCTCTCCCGGTTTACAACCAAGGCGTGACGTCTTCATGGTTAGGCGTTACAAGTCAAAAACTCTGTATTACAGAGTATGAAATGTGCAAGAAGGAGATTCGGATTTCGGTTATGGAGAAAACCGGATCATGGAGCAAGATTATAAGCCTTTCAATGTCGAGTTTCATCTCTGTACAAGATCGTATCTACGATTATCAAGTCGAATTCGTGTCGTTTACTAGAAAGAACGATCTCGTCGTAACATTCACTGGATACAACGATCATTTCGAGATGGAACCTGAAGAGCgtacgaagaagaagatgttctTGTACAAAACCGGAAACGAGAGATCTGAAGAAGTCCGGTTCTGTAACCCTCTAGCCGGGTTACGGTTTCTCTGTGAATGTGTGGAGACTCTTAAGATTGTTAATCGCAtatttatttga
- a CDS encoding Putative eukaryotic LigT yields MFAYRTLFRIDRVFGFTSRCFQSKPESFSILSFRGSEKSAMDGYKKQKMVNLVWRPISTQTSSVIAEAGNEVQEVAQCSKSSDVSKEVIEGETASVVSAGKHSVSLEVGASLIKFIRGKEGTTQMKLEEEMGVKIILPSSRNKDHISIEGGSVDCVTKASKRIATIIDEVVRSPSLDYSHFVSLPLAIHPELVDKLVNFQNSILGIHSIASDKQDDQANRATTSVAVDLKANSETNQVNVGIKSIPIVSYPPKAKSKSSTLLDLGIEKSIFIKPSTFHLTVVMLKLWNKDRVNAACDVLKSIFPSVMDALDNKPVFIRLKGLDCMRGPLDKTRVLYAPVEEIGDEGRLLRACRILDFSTNVIYSSGMVRPLN; encoded by the exons ATGTTCGCTTACAGGACTCTGTTTAG gATTGACCGTGTATTTGGGTTTACGAGTAGATGTTTTCAATCGAAACCG GAATCTTTTAGTATCCTGAGCTTTAGGGGAAGTGAGAAGAGTGCCATGGATGGATATAAGAAGCAGAAGATGGTAAATTTAGTGTGGAGACCCATCTCCACTCAAACCTCTTCAGTTATTGCTG AAGCTGGAAATGAAGTCCAAGAAGTAGCTCAGTGTAGCAAATCAAGTGATGTTTCTAAGGAAGTTATTGAAGGAGAGACAGCTTCAGTTGTTTCAGCTGGAAAGCATTCAGTTTCTCTTGAG GTTGGGGCTTCTTTGATTAAGTTCATTAGAGGGAAAGA AGGAACGACGCAGATGAAACTTGAAGAGGAAATGGGAGTGAAGATCATTCTTCCATCATCAAGGAACAAAGATCATATCA GCATTGAAGGCGGTTCAGTGGATTGTGTGACTAAAGCTTCAAAAAGAATAGCAACCATTATCGATGAG GTTGTAAGGAGTCCAAGTCTCGACTACTCACACTTTGTATCACTTCCATTAGCCATACATCCTGAGTTAGTGGACAAGCTAGTGAATTTTCAGAATTCTATCCTCGGGATCCATAGCATAGCTAGTGATAAGCAAGACGACCAAGCTAATAGAGCAACCACAAGTGTGGCAGTTGATCTAAAAGCTAATAGTGAAACAAACCAGGTCAATGTGGGTATCAAGAGCATACCAATTGTCAGTTACCCGCCTAAGGCCAAATCAAAGTCATCTACTTTATTGG ACTTAGGAATTGAAAAGTCCATATTTATTAAGCCAAGTACTTTTCACTTGACTGTGGTTATGCTGAAGTTATGGAACAAAGATCGTGTCAATGCAGCGTGTGATGTTCTGAAG AGTATATTTCCTAGTGTGATGGATGCTTTGGATAACAAACCAGTATTCATTAGACTTAAAGGATTG GATTGTATGAGAGGACCATTAGACAAGACTCGTGTTCTCTATGCTCCTGTTGAAGAAATTGGTGATGAAGGCCGGCTTTTACGTGCTTGTCGTATCCTAGATTTTAGTACGAATGTTATTTATAGTAGTGGCATGGTTAGACCGTTAAATTAA
- a CDS encoding Putative eukaryotic LigT (Predicted eukaryotic LigT; FUNCTIONS IN: RNA binding, catalytic activity; INVOLVED IN: RNA metabolic process, regulation of transcription; LOCATED IN: mitochondrion; EXPRESSED IN: 22 plant structures; EXPRESSED DURING: 13 growth stages; CONTAINS InterPro DOMAIN/s: K Homology (InterPro:IPR004087), K Homology, type 1, subgroup (InterPro:IPR018111), K Homology, type 1 (InterPro:IPR004088), Predicted eukaryotic LigT (InterPro:IPR009210), RNA ligase/cyclic nucleotide phosphodiesterase (InterPro:IPR009097), Protein kinase A anchor protein, nuclear localisation signal domain (InterPro:IPR019510); BEST Arabidopsis thaliana protein match is: Predicted eukaryotic LigT (TAIR:AT3G16220.1); Has 263 Blast hits to 258 proteins in 85 species: Archae - 0; Bacteria - 0; Metazoa - 179; Fungi - 13; Plants - 46; Viruses - 0; Other Eukaryotes - 25 (source: NCBI BLink).) produces MFAYRTLFRIDRVFGFTSRCFQSKPESFSILSFRGSEKSAMDGYKKQKMVNLVWRPISTQTSSVIAEAGNEVQEVAQCSKSSDVSKEVIEGETASVVSAGKHSVSLEVGASLIKFIRGKEGTTQMKLEEEMGVKIILPSSRNKDHISIEGGSVDCVTKASKRIATIIDEVVRSPSLDYSHFVSLPLAIHPELVDKLVNFQNSILGIHSIASDKQDDQANRATTSVAVDLKANSETNQVNVGIKSIPIVSYPPKAKSKSSTLLDLGIEKSIFIKPSTFHLTVVMLKLWNKDRVNAACDVLKSIFPSVMDALDNKPVFIRLKGLDCMRGPLDKTRVLYAPVEEIGDEGRLLRACQVITDAFVKAGLVLEKDAKQSLKLHVTVMNARHRKRRKNNKKKMETFDAREIHKQFGNEDWGEYLIQEAHLSQRFVFDQNGYYRCCGSIPFPGEQRA; encoded by the exons ATGTTCGCTTACAGGACTCTGTTTAG gATTGACCGTGTATTTGGGTTTACGAGTAGATGTTTTCAATCGAAACCG GAATCTTTTAGTATCCTGAGCTTTAGGGGAAGTGAGAAGAGTGCCATGGATGGATATAAGAAGCAGAAGATGGTAAATTTAGTGTGGAGACCCATCTCCACTCAAACCTCTTCAGTTATTGCTG AAGCTGGAAATGAAGTCCAAGAAGTAGCTCAGTGTAGCAAATCAAGTGATGTTTCTAAGGAAGTTATTGAAGGAGAGACAGCTTCAGTTGTTTCAGCTGGAAAGCATTCAGTTTCTCTTGAG GTTGGGGCTTCTTTGATTAAGTTCATTAGAGGGAAAGA AGGAACGACGCAGATGAAACTTGAAGAGGAAATGGGAGTGAAGATCATTCTTCCATCATCAAGGAACAAAGATCATATCA GCATTGAAGGCGGTTCAGTGGATTGTGTGACTAAAGCTTCAAAAAGAATAGCAACCATTATCGATGAG GTTGTAAGGAGTCCAAGTCTCGACTACTCACACTTTGTATCACTTCCATTAGCCATACATCCTGAGTTAGTGGACAAGCTAGTGAATTTTCAGAATTCTATCCTCGGGATCCATAGCATAGCTAGTGATAAGCAAGACGACCAAGCTAATAGAGCAACCACAAGTGTGGCAGTTGATCTAAAAGCTAATAGTGAAACAAACCAGGTCAATGTGGGTATCAAGAGCATACCAATTGTCAGTTACCCGCCTAAGGCCAAATCAAAGTCATCTACTTTATTGG ACTTAGGAATTGAAAAGTCCATATTTATTAAGCCAAGTACTTTTCACTTGACTGTGGTTATGCTGAAGTTATGGAACAAAGATCGTGTCAATGCAGCGTGTGATGTTCTGAAG AGTATATTTCCTAGTGTGATGGATGCTTTGGATAACAAACCAGTATTCATTAGACTTAAAGGATTG GATTGTATGAGAGGACCATTAGACAAGACTCGTGTTCTCTATGCTCCTGTTGAAGAAATTGGTGATGAAGGCCGGCTTTTACGTGCTTGTC AAGTTATTACTGATGCATTTGTGAAAGCTGGGCTTGTTCTCGAGAAAGATGCAAAGCAAAGCTTGAAG CTGCATGTGACCGTGATGAATGCGAGGCACAGGAAAAGGAG AAAGaacaataagaagaagatggagacgTTTGATGCAAGAGAGATACACAAACAGTTTGGAAACGAAGACTGGGGAGAATATCTGATCCAAGAAGCTCATCTCTCACAGCGTTTTGTGTTCGACCAGAACGGTTATTACCGTTGCTGTGGTTCAATACCATTTCCAGGAGAACAGAGAGCCTGA
- a CDS encoding Putative eukaryotic LigT, whose amino-acid sequence MENLNHKWDRCSSSHQTPLSFKGNQKQIGQGQREVFTHFVSLPLAIYPDLTKNIEAFQNSVLGNNDKDPLKFQSTLAEMGIEKSIFVTPKTFHLTVVMLKLENNESVVKAQNILQSIFSNVRQALKNRPVFIRLRGLECMSGSLDKTRVLYAPVEEVGREGRLLNACRILISLSAYFYLCEDMTSNYYASASELFNSLV is encoded by the exons ATGGAGAATTTAAATCATAAGTGGGATCGTTGTTCCTCTTCTCATCAAACTCCTCTTTCTTTCAAAGGCAATCAGAAGCAG ATTGGACAAGGTCAGAGAGAAGTGTTCACACATTTTGTGTCACTTCCATTAGCCATATACCCTGACTTGACGAAAAATATCGAGGCTTTTCAGAATTCTGTATTGGGAAACAATGATAAGGATCCATTGAAGTTTCAGAGTACTTTAGCTG AAATGGGAATAGAAAAATCGATCTTTGTAACTCCCAAAACTTTCCATTTGACTGTGGTTATGTTAAAGTTAGAGAACAATGAATCTGTGGTTAAAGCTCAGAATATCCTTCAG AGTATTTTTTCTAATGTGAGGCAAGCTTTGAAAAACAGACCTGTCTTCATAAGACTCAGAGGATTG GAATGTATGAGTGGATCTTTAGACAAAACTCGCGTTCTCTATGCTCCTGTTGAAGAAGTTGGTCGTGAGGGCCGCCTGCTAAATGCTTGTCGTATCCTAATTTCTCTAAGCGCTTATTTTTACTTGTGTGAAGACATGACTTCAAATTACTATGCAAGTGCTTCTGAACTCTTTAACTCTCTAGTTTAG
- a CDS encoding Isochorismatase family protein (Isochorismatase family protein; FUNCTIONS IN: catalytic activity; INVOLVED IN: metabolic process; LOCATED IN: cellular_component unknown; EXPRESSED IN: 23 plant structures; EXPRESSED DURING: 14 growth stages; CONTAINS InterPro DOMAIN/s: Isochorismatase-like (InterPro:IPR000868); BEST Arabidopsis thaliana protein match is: nicotinamidase 2 (TAIR:AT5G23230.1); Has 6935 Blast hits to 6933 proteins in 1622 species: Archae - 156; Bacteria - 6040; Metazoa - 0; Fungi - 183; Plants - 97; Viruses - 0; Other Eukaryotes - 459 (source: NCBI BLink).) has translation MAERWRNTALLVIDMQNDFIEEGAVTQVKGGKSIVPNVIRVVELARQRGILVIWVVREHDRQGRDVELFRRHNYSSEKVGPVIKGTVGAELVDGLMINEEDDYKIVKTRFSAFFSTNLHSFLQTSGVTKLVIAGVQTPNCIRQTVFDAVALDYPNVTVITDATAAATPEIHTANILDMKNIGVKTPTLHEWSEELA, from the exons ATGGCCGAGAGATGGAGGAACACGGCTCTACTCGTCATCGACATGCAG AACGATTTCATAGAGGAAGGTGCTGTGACGCAAGTGAAAGGAGGAAAATCTATAGTTCCTAATGTTATCAGAGTCGTCGAACTCGCGAGGCAGCGTGGTATTCTCGTAATTTGG GTTGTTCGAGAACATGATCGTCAAGGAAGAGATGTTGAATTATTCAGGCGCCATAACTACAGTTCTGAGAAAGTCGGGCCAGTTATTAAAGGCACCGTAGGAGCAGAATTGGTTGATGGATTGATGatcaacgaagaagatgactaTAAGATTGTGAAAACTCGTTTCAGTGCTTTCTTTAGTACCAATCTTCATTCCTTCTTGCAAACTTCAGGGGTTACCAAGTTAGTGATTGCTG GTGTGCAAACGCCGAACTGTATCCGGCAAACGGTGTTTGATGCAGTGGCGCTGGATTATCCCAATGTGACTGTTATTACAGATGCCACAGCTGCTGCAACACCAGAGATCCATACTG CGAATATTCTTGACATGAAGAATATTGGAGTCAAGACTCCTACATTACACGAGTGGTCCGAAGAACTTGCTTGA
- a CDS encoding DNA-directed RNA polymerase subunit beta (unknown protein; Has 97 Blast hits to 97 proteins in 15 species: Archae - 0; Bacteria - 8; Metazoa - 0; Fungi - 0; Plants - 36; Viruses - 0; Other Eukaryotes - 53 (source: NCBI BLink).) — MERGMNNGQSLWHSQSPKTPTTMLDRALSSRRPHSDADLSASGESGTDESKTKRPHIYLLASNFLSRIGHQWWPCLILALLFLVLLFLISVAFHSHSFVCISRFDPAARIGFFGLDGLESDFGALGVPWCRSKHGKEVEWTSKDLLKGLEEFVPIYETRPIKNNMYGMGFDHSFGLWFMARWLKPDMMIESGAFKGHSTWVLRQAMPDTPMISLTPRHPEKYLRKGPAYVDGNCTYFAGKDFVDFGSVDWKNVLRKHGITDLSRVIVFFDDHQNELKRLKQALKAGFRHLIFEDNYDTGTGDHYSLRQICDQSHIRGGGHSCFKDSDEARMRSKRKKFWEKAVDTEELCGPGETWWGVKGEMRDDFNHTNTPISYNQHFQNSRYVESILDVYWELPPVAGPSLTHQSRYDPARATPPIVADGKHRLFQRIGLGRLDKSVFNGYTQMVYLEISKPGS, encoded by the exons ATGGAGAGAGGAATGAACAATGGGCAATCACTCTGGCACTCTCAGTCACCGAAAACTCCAACGACGATGCTAGATCGGGCTCTTTCCTCTCGCCGTCCTCACTCCGACGCCGATCTCTCTGCTTCCGGCGAATCCGGAACCGACGAATCTAAAACCAAACGCCCACACATCTACCTCCTTGCTTCCAATTTCCTTTCTCGGATCGGTCATCAGTGGTGGCCTTGTCTCATTCTCGCTCTCCTCTTCCTCgtccttctcttcctcatctCCGTTGCTTTCCATTCTCACAGCTTTGTTTGCATCTCCCGCTTCGATCCCGCTGCTCGGATCGGGTTTTTCGGTCTTGATGGCCTCGAATCGGATTTTGGTGCCCTAGGTGTTCCTTGGT GCAGATCGAAACATGGAAAAGAAGTTGAGTGGACATCCAAAGATTTACTCAAGGGTCTAGAAGAGTTTGTGCCGATATATGAAACACGACCGATAAAGAACAATATGTATGGAATGGGTTTTGATCATAGCTTTGGGTTATGGTTCATGGCCCGTTGGCTAAAGCCAGATATGATGATTGAGAGTGGTGCTTTTAAGGGACATTCTACTTGGGTTCTGCGGCAGGCGATGCCAGATACACCTATGATTTCACTTACTCCTAGGCACCCTGAGAAGTATCTGAGAAAGGGACCTGCTTATGTAGATGGAAACTGCACATACTTTGCAGGcaaagattttgttgattttggaaGTGTTGATTGGAAGAATGTGTTGAGAAAACATGGTATAACAGATCTCAGCCGTGTAATTGTCTTTTTCGATGACCATCAGAATGAACTCAAAAG GCTAAAGCAGGCACTGAAAGCTGGTTTCCGACATCTCATTTTCGAGGATAACTACGATACAGGAACCGGGGATCACTATTCGCTGAGACAGATATGTGATCAGTCACATATAAGAG GAGGCGGACACAGCTGTTTCAAAGACAGCGATGAAGCTAGGATGAGatcaaagaggaagaagttcTGGGAAAAAGCAGTTGATACAGAGGAACTGTGCGGACCAGGGGAAACATGGTGGGGAGTTAAAGGAGAAATGAGAGATGATTTCAACCACACTAACACGCCGATCTCATACAATCAGCATTTTCAAAACAGTCGCTACGTTGAATCAATTCTTGACGTCTATTGGGAGCTACCTCCGGTCGCAGGACCTTCATTAACCCATCAGTCGCGGTATGACCCTGCTCGAGCGACTCCACCAATCGTAGCAGATGGCAAGCACCGGTTGTTCCAACGAATCGGTTTAGGTCGTCTGGATAAGTCAGTGTTCAATGGGTATACTCAAATGGTATACCTTGAGATATCCAAGCCCGGGTCATAG
- a CDS encoding Putative eukaryotic LigT (Predicted eukaryotic LigT; FUNCTIONS IN: molecular_function unknown; INVOLVED IN: regulation of transcription; LOCATED IN: cytoplasm; EXPRESSED IN: 23 plant structures; EXPRESSED DURING: 12 growth stages; CONTAINS InterPro DOMAIN/s: Predicted eukaryotic LigT (InterPro:IPR009210), Protein kinase A anchor protein, nuclear localisation signal domain (InterPro:IPR019510); BEST Arabidopsis thaliana protein match is: Predicted eukaryotic LigT (TAIR:AT3G16230.3); Has 246 Blast hits to 244 proteins in 87 species: Archae - 0; Bacteria - 0; Metazoa - 165; Fungi - 11; Plants - 39; Viruses - 0; Other Eukaryotes - 31 (source: NCBI BLink).), giving the protein MENLNHKWDRCSSSHQTPLSFKGNQKQIGQGQREVFTHFVSLPLAIYPDLTKNIEAFQNSVLGNNDKDPLKFQSTLAEMGIEKSIFVTPKTFHLTVVMLKLENNESVVKAQNILQSIFSNVRQALKNRPVFIRLRGLECMSGSLDKTRVLYAPVEEVGREGRLLNACHVIIDAFENVGFAGKDAKSRLKLHATLMNASYRKDKSKKMDTFDAREIHKEFENKDWGTYLIREAHISQRYKYDPNGYFHCCASLPFPHK; this is encoded by the exons ATGGAGAATTTAAATCATAAGTGGGATCGTTGTTCCTCTTCTCATCAAACTCCTCTTTCTTTCAAAGGCAATCAGAAGCAG ATTGGACAAGGTCAGAGAGAAGTGTTCACACATTTTGTGTCACTTCCATTAGCCATATACCCTGACTTGACGAAAAATATCGAGGCTTTTCAGAATTCTGTATTGGGAAACAATGATAAGGATCCATTGAAGTTTCAGAGTACTTTAGCTG AAATGGGAATAGAAAAATCGATCTTTGTAACTCCCAAAACTTTCCATTTGACTGTGGTTATGTTAAAGTTAGAGAACAATGAATCTGTGGTTAAAGCTCAGAATATCCTTCAG AGTATTTTTTCTAATGTGAGGCAAGCTTTGAAAAACAGACCTGTCTTCATAAGACTCAGAGGATTG GAATGTATGAGTGGATCTTTAGACAAAACTCGCGTTCTCTATGCTCCTGTTGAAGAAGTTGGTCGTGAGGGCCGCCTGCTAAATGCTTGTC ATGTTATCATTGATGCATTTGAGAATGTTGGATTTGCTGGTAAAGATGCAAAGTCACGCTTGAAG CTACACGCCACGTTGATGAATGCAAGCTACAGAAAagataaaagcaaaaagatGGATACTTTTGATGCTCGAGAGATACACAAAGAGTTTGAGAACAAGGATTGGGGAACATATCTAATCAGAGAAGCTCACATCTCACAACGTTATAAGTATGACCCCAATGGCTACTTCCATTGCTGCGCTTCACTACCTTTTCCACATAAGTGA